A genomic window from Gossypium hirsutum isolate 1008001.06 chromosome D10, Gossypium_hirsutum_v2.1, whole genome shotgun sequence includes:
- the LOC107914184 gene encoding stress-response A/B barrel domain-containing protein HS1, with the protein MEEAKGVVKHILLAKFKDEIPPEKIEELIKGYANLVNLIHPMKAFHWGKDVSIENLHQGFTHVFESTFESTEGIAEYIAHPAHVEFANLFLPSLDKVIVFDYKPTVVRC; encoded by the exons ATGGAGGAAGCAAAAGGAGTAGTGAAGCACATATTGTTGGCAAAGTTCAAAGATGAAATCCCACCTGAGAAGATTGAGGAACTCATAAAAGGCTATGCCAATCTTGTTAATCTCATTCACCCCATGAAAGCTTTCCACTG GGGGAAGGATGTTAGTATTGAGAACCTGCATCAAGGGTTCACTCATGTGTTTGAATCCACATTTGAAAGCACAGAGGGGATTGCTGAGTATATAGCTCATCCTGCTCACGTGGAGTTTGCAAATCTGTTTCTCCCCAGCTTGGACAAGGTCATTGTATTTGACTACAAACCCACCGTTGTACGTTGCTAA